One genomic region from Glaciimonas sp. PAMC28666 encodes:
- the rpmH gene encoding 50S ribosomal protein L34: MKRTYQPSVVRRKRTHGFRARMATRGGRAVLNARRAKGRKRLAA, encoded by the coding sequence ATGAAACGTACTTATCAACCTTCCGTCGTACGTCGTAAACGTACCCACGGCTTCCGCGCACGTATGGCAACCCGTGGTGGCCGCGCTGTGCTGAATGCACGTCGCGCCAAAGGCCGTAAACGTCTAGCAGCTTAA
- the mnmE gene encoding tRNA uridine-5-carboxymethylaminomethyl(34) synthesis GTPase MnmE, translated as MALNSSPIAAIATAPGRGGIGVVRISGKQLGIVIASVCGLDETKLTPRHATYLPFKNAEGGIIDQGLALYFKGPHSYTGEDVLELQGHGGPVVMQMLLARCLEAGQEIGLRLAEPGEFTQRAFLNDKLDLAQAEAVADLIEASTEAAAKSASESLSGAFSKVIHSLVEQVINLRMLVEATLDFPEEEIDFLEKSNARGQLESIRTTLDLVFSQAAQGALLRDGLNIVLAGQPNVGKSSLLNALAGSDVAIVTPIAGTTRDKVTETIQLEGIPLNIIDTAGIRDADEANDEVERIGIERTWAAVAKADVILHMLDANHGPALADERIVARFPQTVPVIRIWNKIDESGHRPTVDLMGDTTHIYLSATDNLGMDLLRTELLRIAGWQQTGESRYLARERHLIALKAAREHLKFASEHATLDNAVSDQSLDLFAEELRLAQDKLNSITGAFTPDDLLGVIFSRFCIGK; from the coding sequence ATGGCACTTAACTCTTCCCCCATAGCGGCAATCGCTACTGCGCCTGGACGCGGAGGTATCGGCGTCGTCCGAATATCCGGCAAACAATTAGGCATTGTCATTGCATCTGTCTGCGGTCTTGACGAGACAAAACTGACGCCACGCCACGCAACTTATTTACCTTTCAAGAATGCCGAAGGCGGCATCATTGATCAGGGTCTGGCACTCTATTTCAAGGGGCCACATTCCTATACGGGCGAAGACGTGCTGGAATTACAAGGGCACGGCGGTCCGGTAGTGATGCAAATGTTACTGGCTCGTTGCCTGGAAGCGGGGCAAGAGATCGGGCTGCGACTGGCGGAACCGGGAGAATTTACCCAACGCGCTTTTCTAAACGATAAACTCGACTTAGCGCAGGCAGAGGCTGTAGCCGACCTGATCGAGGCATCCACGGAGGCGGCGGCGAAATCGGCATCCGAATCGCTCTCGGGCGCGTTTTCTAAAGTCATTCATAGTCTGGTGGAACAGGTCATCAACTTGCGCATGCTGGTTGAGGCAACGCTCGATTTTCCGGAAGAGGAAATCGATTTCCTGGAAAAATCCAATGCCCGCGGTCAGCTGGAAAGTATTCGTACCACGCTCGATCTGGTTTTCAGTCAGGCTGCGCAAGGCGCGTTGCTACGGGACGGCTTGAATATTGTACTGGCCGGTCAGCCCAACGTCGGTAAGTCATCCCTCCTTAACGCGCTGGCCGGGTCCGACGTGGCAATCGTCACACCGATCGCCGGGACGACACGTGACAAGGTGACCGAAACCATTCAGCTGGAGGGAATTCCGCTCAATATCATCGATACCGCCGGGATCCGTGATGCCGATGAAGCCAACGATGAAGTCGAGCGCATCGGTATCGAACGCACCTGGGCAGCTGTTGCCAAAGCCGATGTGATTCTGCACATGCTCGATGCCAATCACGGTCCGGCGCTGGCAGACGAAAGAATTGTCGCTCGCTTTCCTCAAACCGTCCCAGTCATTCGCATCTGGAACAAAATCGACGAATCGGGACATCGCCCCACGGTCGATCTGATGGGCGATACAACGCACATCTACCTTTCGGCGACAGATAATCTGGGTATGGATTTGCTGCGCACGGAACTGCTACGCATCGCTGGCTGGCAACAAACGGGCGAGTCACGCTACCTGGCACGCGAACGCCATCTGATCGCCCTCAAAGCCGCTCGCGAACATTTAAAGTTTGCATCCGAACACGCGACCCTGGACAACGCTGTCAGCGATCAATCGCTGGATTTATTTGCGGAAGAACTGCGTTTGGCGCAAGACAAATTAAACAGTATCACCGGGGCTTTTACGCCGGATGATTTGTTGGGGGTGATTTTTTCTCGGTTTTGTATTGGAAAATAA
- a CDS encoding ribonuclease P protein component, whose translation MTGDRSETSSPSSILSFPRDRRIVKTDEFSSVFRLRPVYRTAHFVLYTRVNPLPDAKARLGVVAAKRLAPRAVTRNTVKRVTRELFRQTSLPPIDCIVRLSKPVNTKAGPATTASLKRELRSELIKLFASQSIAASA comes from the coding sequence GTGACAGGCGACCGTTCAGAGACCTCTTCACCGAGTTCTATACTGAGCTTTCCCCGTGACCGACGCATCGTTAAAACGGATGAATTTTCATCCGTTTTTCGTTTGCGCCCAGTCTATCGGACTGCCCATTTCGTTTTGTATACTCGCGTTAATCCGTTGCCTGATGCTAAGGCGCGATTAGGCGTTGTTGCAGCAAAACGACTGGCACCGAGGGCTGTCACGCGTAACACCGTAAAACGGGTTACGCGCGAATTGTTTCGCCAGACGTCTTTGCCCCCCATTGACTGCATTGTGCGTTTATCCAAACCGGTAAACACCAAGGCAGGTCCCGCCACGACCGCAAGTCTTAAACGGGAATTACGAAGCGAATTAATTAAATTATTCGCCTCGCAATCTATTGCGGCAAGCGCTTAG
- the yidD gene encoding membrane protein insertion efficiency factor YidD: MKATLLFLLRCYKLGVSPFLGQNCRFYPSCSDYAAEAISTHGAFKGSILAACRLGKCHPWHAGGLDPVPPSSSASPASSAKPSATSAERSCGCSHS; this comes from the coding sequence ATGAAAGCGACTTTACTGTTCCTGTTGCGATGCTACAAATTGGGAGTCAGTCCATTTTTGGGCCAGAATTGTCGTTTCTATCCGAGCTGTTCCGACTATGCTGCTGAAGCAATCAGTACACATGGTGCCTTTAAGGGCAGCATTTTGGCTGCCTGTCGCCTTGGAAAATGTCATCCATGGCATGCTGGCGGTCTCGATCCGGTACCGCCCTCCTCGTCTGCATCCCCTGCATCCTCTGCCAAACCCTCTGCAACTTCCGCTGAACGATCATGCGGTTGCAGCCACTCCTGA
- a CDS encoding HutD family protein, whose protein sequence is MIPKKAQLVMPWKNGGGMTREIFRSLPGSNLDTFEWRISVATVGVAGRFSTFPDVDRSLALIDGELQLGYQSEHFTLTPTAPIFEFAGEETVNSSLIRGPVTDFNVMTRRHCCKHKLARAVVSGSLRIPALAHSHTSVLYVVRGDLTILSSDVETALAPGDAILLSGADQAVTVHAPDAEIMVVNVGKAPV, encoded by the coding sequence GTGATTCCGAAAAAAGCCCAGTTGGTGATGCCATGGAAGAACGGTGGTGGCATGACACGAGAGATATTCCGTAGCCTACCCGGTAGTAATCTCGATACCTTCGAATGGCGTATTAGTGTGGCGACAGTCGGTGTCGCGGGCAGGTTTTCAACTTTCCCTGACGTGGATCGATCACTTGCGCTGATTGATGGAGAGTTACAACTGGGTTATCAATCCGAACATTTCACGCTCACGCCAACCGCGCCGATTTTTGAATTTGCTGGTGAAGAGACGGTAAATTCGTCATTAATACGCGGGCCGGTGACCGACTTTAACGTAATGACGCGGCGGCACTGTTGCAAACATAAATTGGCTCGCGCTGTTGTTTCTGGCAGCTTACGCATTCCCGCTTTGGCGCATAGTCATACCAGCGTTCTCTATGTGGTCCGAGGTGACTTGACTATCCTGTCTTCGGACGTAGAAACTGCGTTGGCGCCAGGCGACGCGATTTTGCTGAGCGGTGCCGATCAGGCAGTAACGGTGCATGCGCCCGATGCAGAAATTATGGTGGTTAATGTGGGGAAAGCGCCAGTTTGA
- the yidC gene encoding membrane protein insertase YidC, whose amino-acid sequence MDIKRTVLWVVFSLSLLFLWDNWQRHNGNASMFFPNATPTAPAVGAAGAAPAAGVTAPGAAGSDVPQTAGAAGTAAPASAVPDTATASKGETITITTDVVKAEIDTIGGQLKRLELLKQRDTVDPTKNLVLFDSSPTRTYLADTGLIGGNFPNHKSTFVALPGARSLDNGNQVQLVLESTQGGVKLTKTFTFKRGDYAIDVKHTVTNEGSTPITPSLYLQLVRDGNKPEGEQRFVNTFTGAAVFTEANKFQKFTFDKIESNKADHANKSNDGWFAIMQHYFVSAFIPPENAPREIFTKKVATNLYAIGNVLPLGTIAPGASVTMDSRLFSGPEESAVLEATAPGLELVKDYGWLTIIAKPIFWLMTKIHKVLGNWGWTIIALTIMIKLLFFPLSAASYRSMAKMKKVTPKMTAIRERHKGEPQKMNQEMMQLYKTEKINPLGGCLPIVIQIPVFISLYWVLLASVEMRNAPWLGWIHDLAAPDPFYILPVVMAISMFIQTKLNPKPPDPMQAKVMMFMPLIFSVMFFFFPSGLVLYWITNNVLSIAQQWVITKNMESKG is encoded by the coding sequence ATGGATATCAAACGTACCGTCCTGTGGGTTGTATTTTCCCTGTCGCTGCTGTTCCTTTGGGATAACTGGCAACGTCATAACGGCAACGCGTCAATGTTTTTTCCGAATGCGACTCCGACGGCACCTGCTGTTGGCGCTGCCGGTGCTGCGCCTGCTGCAGGCGTAACCGCTCCTGGCGCAGCCGGCAGTGACGTGCCGCAAACGGCCGGCGCTGCCGGAACCGCTGCACCTGCCAGCGCGGTGCCCGACACAGCGACTGCTTCAAAAGGCGAAACGATCACCATCACCACCGATGTCGTCAAAGCAGAAATTGACACCATAGGCGGTCAGTTGAAGCGTCTGGAATTGCTCAAACAACGCGACACAGTCGATCCGACCAAGAATCTTGTGCTGTTCGACTCTAGTCCGACCCGTACTTATCTGGCTGATACCGGCTTGATCGGTGGCAACTTCCCGAACCACAAATCGACTTTCGTTGCTTTGCCCGGTGCACGGTCGTTAGATAACGGTAATCAGGTACAACTGGTACTGGAGTCGACACAGGGTGGCGTCAAGCTGACGAAAACGTTCACATTCAAACGCGGTGATTACGCCATTGATGTGAAACATACCGTCACGAATGAAGGCAGCACGCCAATCACGCCTTCGTTATATTTGCAACTGGTCCGTGACGGTAACAAACCTGAAGGTGAACAACGTTTCGTCAACACCTTTACCGGTGCTGCAGTGTTCACTGAAGCGAATAAATTCCAGAAGTTTACGTTCGATAAAATAGAAAGCAACAAAGCAGACCACGCCAACAAGTCTAACGATGGCTGGTTCGCGATCATGCAACACTATTTTGTCTCGGCATTCATTCCGCCAGAAAATGCACCACGCGAAATCTTCACCAAAAAAGTCGCGACCAACCTGTACGCTATCGGTAACGTGCTGCCACTGGGCACGATCGCTCCTGGCGCTAGCGTGACGATGGATTCACGCTTGTTCTCCGGCCCGGAAGAGTCTGCAGTTCTGGAAGCCACCGCACCCGGTTTAGAGCTGGTAAAAGACTATGGCTGGCTGACGATCATCGCTAAGCCAATTTTCTGGTTGATGACAAAGATTCATAAAGTGCTTGGCAACTGGGGCTGGACCATTATCGCGTTGACGATCATGATCAAGCTGCTGTTCTTCCCATTGTCGGCAGCAAGCTATCGCAGCATGGCTAAAATGAAAAAAGTCACGCCGAAGATGACCGCGATCCGTGAACGCCATAAAGGCGAGCCGCAAAAAATGAATCAGGAAATGATGCAGTTGTACAAAACCGAGAAGATCAATCCACTCGGCGGCTGCCTTCCTATCGTGATTCAGATTCCGGTATTCATTTCGCTGTATTGGGTGTTGTTAGCCAGTGTGGAAATGCGTAACGCGCCATGGCTTGGCTGGATTCATGATTTGGCGGCACCGGATCCGTTTTACATTTTGCCGGTAGTGATGGCCATTTCGATGTTCATCCAGACCAAGCTCAATCCGAAACCGCCTGATCCAATGCAAGCTAAGGTAATGATGTTCATGCCATTGATTTTCTCGGTCATGTTCTTCTTCTTCCCTTCGGGTCTGGTCCTGTATTGGATCACCAACAATGTGCTGTCGATAGCACAGCAATGGGTGATTACCAAAAACATGGAAAGCAAGGGCTAA